GAAGTATATAATTGCTAATTAACTTCATTAACAAAGTTGAACTTATTACACACTAGCTAATGAAATACATGATAACACAAACAGCTACTTGTACTACTTAATACAGAGGGCACACTAGACTACTAAATCAAGCCAATCTTCTTATTATTTGAAGCCATTGAAGTACTGAAAATTTAAGACAGACTCTGATGCTGATATGGCTTGAGCATTTGACTGAGATTGCCGCTTAGATGAAGTGACATGATTTCATTAGTAGATCCCATCAGCTTTCCGCCGATGAAAACAGCCGGTACAGGTGCAGTACACCCCATCCTCATCAGAGCTCTTTCCATTTCCCTGCCTTCAGGGTCTTGGTCAAGCTCATACACCAGAGGGTCCACTCCAATTCCTTGGAATAGGATTTTCACTGCATAGCACATGCAACACGAACTCTTGCTGAATATCACTACCCCCTTCTCTGAAGCCAGTCCCATCACCTTTTCCATTGTTCTCACAATTCCTGATTAGGAAATGTTTCccttaataatattataaagatATGTGCAGAGAATTCTCTAATGTAGAGAAGTTTCTCCTCTAGCTTTTCTTTATACTTTAGTTTAGAACCTCAAGACCATCGGACCGAATTCTGATCGAATTCGGTCTAATGGTTAAATGTAAAAGGTGGGAAGTATTGAAGGGAAATGGACTAGCTAGCTAGAGAGGAAGAAATTTAAAGCTGAAGGTTGTTTGAACTTATGCCCTCATGCTAGTCTATTTATAGGGACAACTTAGGACTGGAGTCCTTTGTTtgaacatgaacattcaaaagtAGAGGAACTTTTGTTATTACTTAAGATGCTCAAGTTGAGTTACTTTTAAAGATAGAGACTATTATTCTTCCATGGGCTGAACAACTTGCCACCCCCAAACAAAATTTTCTGGGCTCTTCTTATTCTGGAAATCATATATTTACatttatactaatataattaaataattattagccATCTAATCTAATATTagtactattttcttttgcaccCCAAGAATGACTGTATTGCTGCAAAAAGTCATAATCGCTATTGACCGTTGGTTCGACTTCTGCAGATTTATGAGAAGGCACAGCACCacaaaagcaagaaaagaaaataaaaaaaggaaaaggaagaagattCTCAAAATGCTAGTCAATTTTACCAGATTCTCACAATCACCATGCTTTGAATCCTTGTGCTGAAAGATTGAGAATGAGAGGGCTTTCGGTGGCTAGCTTAGATTCTTCGTGTTGCGCCCACCAACTTGGCAGGGATTCCCTTCTAGCACCCATACAAGGATGTGAGGCTCTTTTCTATATAGCAATGCTAGCTACACGCTTCACATCACTGCTCCCCCACACATGTGTGGATGAACAAGTAAACGATGCACACGTGCTAGATAGAAATGTAAAGTTCTACTTGACCCTAGTGGGACTATGTTCCTGAGTTGTTTGAACAGGCTGCATAAATATTTGCAACTGCAAGGAATGTAGACAAGTCGTCAAGTTATTACAGTGAGTGACGGCATATAAGACTGATGATGGTGGAATTCTTCTTCCTCATCTTTTGTCCGCTGATGTCCGAGCTGATCATGAATATGTGAATTCTTCTGCAGTGGTCATTTTGAGAGTCCGACATCTAAAGAAGGCCTGAACCTGGTAAATGGTTGAGTtcttgataagcatcatactacacatgttttaatacccgattgtttacatttttatgcatgattatcccgttttatgctagaatcacctgtcttttatttcctttctcgtttcaggtcattttagaaggacaccatcaataatcaagaaaaatacgtgtgattatggaccaaaatccatcaaattgggcgaggactagcaccccgagggttgagcacggcctggactctggccgtgctgaattgccaagaagctatccccaattgtgccatttcaacACGGCTTccgaagccaccacggcctccaagATGCGACTGTGGTGGCTCAAGACCGCTTAGAAGGAGTCAAAGACACTGGACTCGGCCATGtcgaatcaactatataggcaattttgagttcttttggaaAGGACACAAATTTttgactcaattccaagacacacactcaatcaattgtttcctatacctcaattgtagaccttgagaaatcaaattcatcaattgaaggagggatttcacttgttccaacatcgaattaaAGATCAAGataaactttgggagcattcaagaggcaactagggtttgagatttcgaatttgctaatttagggtttctcattcaacttgaaagagaagggtgtacatgcctttaattttctttttcttattttgttccttaattgctttaaccatgaacatgagtagctagatcttttaaacccattggggttcacctttgttgatggattatgcttaattgttagatttataattctatttagtaatgaaagtttgattcagttaatttgagacgttgaattaattgtttgtgggttgtttcttgacattgagaaatgcttgttacaattggacattgaatagtaagaactggtagttaacattTAGAGATAaagttgatttactcgccggattaagaattaataactcttaatagttttaaatcatgcttaatgctaatctgtagtaatccgatagaaagagattccattaggttagtgcaggtttaggaactcggtaagctcgagagaggagccgggttcaattcaggatttaggcacgggtaagcaagatcggcaatccataaaatccatctttagaattccatcacttaggcccctttttgggtttgtttctctctttgcaattgttttttttattgttcattgtccttcatttacttatttgcactcataaccattagctggtaatgttagaactttcacaatctatttcagactagataacatagcaaacagtagtaactctaagttcacccgatctccaggaatacgaccttgatactcactagtgctaggctgcatcggtaggttcactgccttaggtgtaagTTGCATAAATAgaccatcaagtttttggcgccgttgccggggaacagtaacggtgaactagagtgaattatttttatgttaatttagtcattatttgtttattcatttattctttattatttattattatttattgttatattatttttgattgaTTGGTAGTTGTTTGGTTGTCGGTTTCAAGTAGtatatgaccaggagctctaaccTTAATCCCATAGCACCCTTATCTGACCCGGAGTGCTCTTTCAGATTATTGAGACGACGTTTGCAGGCAATTGAGGAGGAGAACAGAGTTACAGTTCAGGTTCAAGGAACTGACGCGATGGAGAACCTCAATCCCTAGGCCGATGAGGATGAGAGGACGATGtatgagtttgctagaccatctttggatgggacgaaaactagtatagtcagacctgctgtagcggccaacaattttgaaataaaagccaacgtgatccagatgatccagcagAGTGTGCattttggaggattgcccaatGAGGATCCCAATACAcatatctctaattttttagagatttgtgacaTATTCAAGATAAACGGAACAACCAATGAcgccattcggctgagattgtttccattttccttgagggacagagctaagagatggttgcaatcccTTCCACAGCAAACGATTACTACTTGGAGGGCGTTGGttgaaaaatttttatataagtattttcctcccgttaaaattgctaaacttagaaatgacgtATCTttttttgtgcagtttgatgatgaaagcatgtacgatgcatgagaaaggtttaaagatcttttgagatgctgcccacatcacggattgctagtgtggatgcaggttcaaaccttctacagcgggttgaaccttgcaacgaggcagatggtggatgctgcagcAGGGGCGCTAAACAAGAAGACGCCCGAGCAGCTCGAACccgatagaggaaatggccatgaacaactatcagtggcaatcctctaggagccgaccaggaagacagggagtggtcaaccaagtggattctacagcagccttggcagctcaggtggagcttctagccaagaagattgaCCAACTCCATATACCAGTTCATGCAATGACGTTGGTACGCgaagttttgtggtggcccgcattacGCGCGAACTCGCATcatgcgggaggtatgtttgctttaTCCTatactacttttccatctaatttttttatgtcttctgatgttgagcaggttgactatatggggaatgccccaaggcagcaGAACGATCCTTACAGCAGTATATACAACCTTgggtggcgcaatcatcccaacttcagttggaggaatAATAACGCTCAGGATCCACCTGGTTTTCAGAGACTTCATCAGCAGCCGCAACAACATTCAGCTGGGCCTGCACAAGCTCCTTCTCTaccagaaaagaagtcaaatttagaggagcttgtgatgaagtttgtgacgtctACAGAGATGAGGTTCTAGcaaactgatagtgcacttaggaaccagtaggcctcgattcagaacttggagacccagattggccaaatctctaagatgttgtctgagaggcaacaaggagcgctcccgagcaccactgagtctaacccgagggagcacgtgaacgccatcactttgcgttcaggtaagttagtttcagctccttctaaaCCTGTTTTTGATGAcgccactattgatgtgcaggttGAGGCGAGCAGTAAGGTTTGGGAACCTGAAGaacaaaaggtgaaatcaattccagtcagggaatatcaacctaagattccttatcctgctagagcTAAACAAGCAGAGGCGAAAGAGCAGTTTAGTAAgttattagatatttttagacaactgcatattaacttgccttttattgatgcattggagcAGATGCATATAAGAGCAATGAGAAAGTCTGATGTGTGCGGTAGATGACGAAGGATGCGCTCTCTGGACCGATTTGGGatgtccattcatccactccaAATTTCGACTAAGTGACCtgtcaaaaacaaacttgcaactacccttctcgggtctatcatagcacaaagtctcatattgatacaagttgtttttttcaaatgaataacacatactaataggggaagaaacatgtatagcatcatccatttgtacatcttgtggttgtgtattacatgcaagatcaattccatcaatactacaaatggcatgaacatggttGGTGGAAGAATTATCAAATgagggtaaactaaaagtggcacagtcatcccctacattaagttctaacttcccatcaaatacgtctattttagctctagctgtggcaaggaaatgtctccccaaaattaatggtacaccatgctcattgtccatatccaaaaccacaaagtccacaggaaatatgaacttatctaccttaactagcacattttccacaattcccctaggaagcttaacagaacggtcagctaattgaatgcacatcctagtggattttgACTCCCCCAAACCTAacttattgaacaaactagtgggcatgacatttatgctagcccccaaatcagctaatgcatcatcaacacacaaattacctaaagtgcagggaatagtgaaactccctggatcgtgacgtttctctggcaacttgctctgaaacaccGCTGAGCACTCTTCATTAAGCTGAACATAGGcgacctcctccaacttcctttttttgctaagtatgtcctttaatTGAGCCTACCTTTTTAATTTGCCCGCGATGCAGGAATGCTGATGCAGAGTCCAACTAGACgactcgaacaaaaagaagcaccttcgggaggcattcctaaatctatttttgctttctgaatttttggacatttattttattttattttatattgttatttGTAGTTAGATATTTCAGTATGTTTTTAGTGAGTTTGATTTTTAGGAGATGCTatcttattgaaccttttactagatgttgcttgggatgtgtttattcttgagttttgcatgagttagcctacttgatgctcgtacgtaattttgaggactaacatattttgaagTGTTAAAGTACACATCAAAGGCAGTATCtagtagactttctagtttttatctctttttgtcgtcttatttttctcttagttttccaatttcttttatggactcccataattagcttcattttatgtattttattccttttattttggagtgcctaccttgttcacactgaggacaatgtttttcacaagtgtggggtaggtaccgtAGATTTGTGCAGGTACCAATTTTGTCTTTGCtgtttttatcttgttttaattttccttattgattgagtccGTTCATTATTACTgtccttatcttgagttttattttaatcgagtagttaataattttttctcctttgaatggattcccttatagcttttatcgaaccttgttggAAAAAGgcaataaacaaatctcttaattacaatccagccaggtaaaactggtgtttttccttaattcttccattttactttatcttagatatagaacactgttaatattgctgcttattattgtgattgactgtttaaactttggtttgagaattcatgcactTTTAACctactcaaatggtgagattttgagccaatttGTGCATCACTATTTTTATGCTCCCTTTTGTTTCATTAATGAGCATTGGACAGaatctctgtttctagaacttgctttacgatattttttgagattacatgaattgtcgataatcgtgagatgatttggacacatacacaatttggccaaaagcctaaccctgtttttcccttaatgaaccaattttgagccttagcctttcctttcgtgataataataacagtgacactcattttatcatacttctattcattttaccattctttctaccattgttactggaaattatgtaagtttattctgcatttcattttggatcaatctgcattcatatatttcactaagttgctagatttttcataggTGCTCccttcaattcaaaattttttttttttggatattcagtcttattgtatgtgtcaataaccaacaaccgctacataagctgttgtaatatatatacatagtatataaattgaaaaaaaagagagagtattaatttagttcatttcgagcatcatcttatttttagagcaacttagtgttcattttggtacaacacttgatccttcgttactttcttgcattacctgcttaatttccagcaacttgtagcctactttccatatttatccGTAtcctaccttaaccccattacaacctggctcaagaccctttgattatgattattgattatttcatagtaatggagattggatctataagcaagcctatggtaagcactttttctgtatttttgcgttgagagcttggcgatcttctttcacctatatacacttgtgtgttttgagtgacatctagtgaggcatggttctcaatttctcaatttagatggtttatcattttaactttagcaactttattaagtttgttctctctcttaaggatttagtcatttggggattttggggaaaatcattacggagttttgaaatttgttttgaggtaacctcctgcaatgcatttgattgagttatttggtatctgtttgaggagtaagttgttgattgcttgaggataagcaaAATTTTAAgtatggggtaatttgataagcatcatactacacatatTTTCATGCCagaatgtttatatttttatgcatgattatcccgttttatgctaaaatcacttgtcttttgtttcctttctcgtttcaggtcattttcgaaggacaccatcaataatcgagggaaatatgTGTGATTACgaaccaaaatccatcaaattgggtgagGACTAGcaccgagggttgagcacggcccgGACTCCGTGCTGAATTACAAGAAGCTatcccaattgtgccattttaGCACGACTTcaagccaccacggcctccggcCGACGGCATGTGGTGGCTCGTACCGGCTTGGGCATGGCTTGGAAGGAGTCGGCCTGATAGACTCCATGATTGACGCTCGGACTCCGTGTCTTGAATCATCACACTGGACTCGGCCATGcagaatcaactatataggcaactttgagttcttttggaaaggacatgaatttttgactcaattccaagacacacactcaatcaattgtttcctatacctcaattgtagaccttgagagatcaaattcatcaattgaaggagggatttcacttgttccaatATCGAATTAAGGATCAaaacaaactttgggagcattcaagaggcaactagggtttgagatttcgaatttgctaatttagggtttctcattcaacttgaaagagaagggtgtacatacctttaattttcttttccttattttgttccttaattgctttaaccatgaacatgagtagctagatcttttgaacccattggggttcacctttgttgatggattatgcttaattgttagatttgtaattgtcattcttgcaatcttcttgctatttagtaataaaagtttgactcagttaatttgagacgttgaatcaATTGTTTGTGGGTtatttcttgacattgagaaatgcttgttacaactggacattgaatagtaagaactggtagttaacatttagagataaggttgatttactcgtcggattaagaattaataactcttaatagttttaaatcatgcttaatgctaatctgtagtaatccgatagaaagagattccattaggttagtgcaggtttaggaactcggtaagctcgagagaggaaccgggttcaattcaggatttaggcacgggtaagcaagatcggcaatccataaaatccatctttagaattccatcacttaggctcccttttgggtttgtttctctctttgcaattgtttttttttttattgttcgttgtccttcatttacttatttacactcataaccattagctggtaacgttagaactttcacaccctatttcagactagataacatagcaaacaatagtaactctaggttcacccgatcttcagggatacgaccttgatactcactagtgctaggctgcatcggtaggttcactgccttaggtgtaggttgcataaataGACCATCAGTTCTCCTTCTCCATTTAGTAGATATTTGAGTCCAAACATAGTGAGTGCTTGAGTTTTCCTTACTACAGTCTCATAATCTAGGATGTTTCGTTGTTAACTGATTAAGACAATATGTCCATCTCACAGCCTCCATTTTGGAGGCACAAGGAGAGATGTTTATGTCCAGTCTCACTTTGAGATTGGAAGTTAGACGATTATACATCGTGGTTGATGTAAGTGAGACCGAATTAGCTCAGTTACAGTTTCTGAGACGTGTACAATATGCGAGATTTGTGTATTGAttgcttaaataaataatatgatacATAATCAtcatacaaaatatataaatatttgttttgaCTGATTTGAAAGGGCGATTAATGGTTGAAATCGAGGCAACTAATGCTAATCAGACTGGTTCATATGTATAGACAAGAAAATGTTTCCAGATTATGGTTGCCTCATGTTTTAGCTTTCATTAGACAACAGATTTCACCTATCATCCAGACTTATATGGTCTTGGGAATGTAGGAAAAGGTATGCTTATAGCATgctatatatttattcatttgcaTTAATTGATGTAAGATCATATTGACAAAAGTGTTGGTGTTGCGTGTTTGCGTGTCATGTTCTTGATTTATGAATAATAAGTCGCATCAGAAAAGTTCTTGGCATTTTGGATATGGAAGAATATATTGGAGGCAAAAGTTCCAGCATCACCTTTTCCTTGGATCCTTCCTCTAAATGAGGAAATACGCAAGAGACataaaatactatataaaaagaaacttaaaaaTGCCAAGGTGCATATAAAGGCAAATTGAGTGATAGCAAACAAAAAGATGAAGAACcaactattaattaatagtattCTATGTgtttaattaaagattaattagAGAAAGCAGaagcaaaaatattaaatataacacAGACAGAATATAACGAattataataaactaaaaacatatagaaaagaaataaagaaagaaaacgcACCATGCCATATCTATCCACAAGCATTTTTCAATGAGTTGACGGTTTTGCAAAGGAAGTTCTGCTGACTGTTGCAATTTTCACTTCAGGACACAGGGTATCATTCACGTGACTTAGTGGATAAAATTTTTTGGAGGAATATTTTTGATTACATGGCACGATGATCTGCAATTGTCATGAAAACTTTAATAGTGCAGAAGCGATTATGTTAGATGTTCCAAATTTTCAAGCATAATTCTGCAGGATTCTGCCTGATCTTCACATACGAAAGTTTACAGTATTTAAGTTACTGTATTTCCACTCTTTACCTTCATACAGGCAGAGGAGATTGACAACACATTTGTTAGTAATATTATCATTAGAGACCAGTCTTCTCAGTATCAGACAGAAAATATATAGGAACCTGTTAGTCCATTTTGATAGATtaattcactttttttttGCATACAATGTAGTCAAGAAAccagaagaaacaaaaagaaaaaagaaaagcaaagcCCTTAATACAGCATTGTTTTCAACACATACAGTATTAGAGCTAATACTTGTTCATATTACTACTACAATAACTTAAGTACGAAGTGTATTATTGCTGTTTTGTTTCAATACTAGAACCATATAGCTCTTGCATCTATGAGCATTTGCTTCAATGAACCATCCAAATGCAGGGATAAAACATCTTTAGCTGAGCCTACATATTTTCCACCTATGAACACAGCTGGAACTGAAGGACTACATCCCAATCCTCTTAAAGCCCATTCCATTTCTCTCCCATTGGCGTCGCGATCAAGCTCATGAATTGCAGGGCTTGCACCAAGTTCGTAAAAAAGTGTCTTGATGCTATGACACATGCAACATGAGCTCTTGGTAAAGATCACGGCAGCCCTTGTTGATGCCAAGTCTCTGACCCTATCCATTTTTTGCAAAAAGAAGTTATGTTCTGGGTTTTTGCTGAGAAATAAagcaattctttttctatatacAGATGATAGAATGAAGAAAgcaggaaagaaagaaagctagGTATAAGGTTATgtgaagaggaaaaaaaacGAACTACTAAGTAAAGTAAGGAAGGTTGTATGTTGTGTGTTGCTGCTGATGAGCTACGGTACACTCTGAGATTCATCAAGGCTTATTTATAAGGGGGGGGAATTGCATAATTTAAtcctttaagaaaattaaaaggataaataacagaaaagagAAAGTTCTTTGAGATATTTGTTTGGATAAGAAAATTGCCACTTATGATTTGTTTGATAGTGACTCTTTGTGCTGTGAACAAGTTGCATTAACACTCGTAAGTAATCCATAAATGGCTTACTTCTTATTCAaatatctctctctctctctctctcaagtCCGTACAagttaattactaattaaagtTTTGAAGCATTAAGTATTAGCAGAAGGCACTTTCGGCTCCGGTTGGtggcataaatatatatattatatataagagATTAAATATGAAGATATAATGGTATCTAAAACGATTTTCTTTGGTGCAAGATGGAATAGAATAACTGACACTTTCTcgatatcaaatattaaacaatataatcTTCCAACAGCAAGAATTTTCAGGTAATGTCAAAGGCATGGAGGGATCTCAAGTCTCAGAACcattaatctattttttaatctgGCTAGAACTAACAAAAAGCTTTTCGTAAaacatgatgatgatgatggtaaCAAGTGTGATCTTGCTTAATGGATTAAGGGCCTGGATATCTTATATATGAAATTGCATGATATATGTATGACGTATAGGTATAGTCCTAAACTCCTTTTCTTTGTGATTGCATGTCGTTTTTAAGTAATCTGCATGTCATTGTATAGCATCTGTTGGCTGATGTGGAGTAC
The Ricinus communis isolate WT05 ecotype wild-type chromosome 1, ASM1957865v1, whole genome shotgun sequence DNA segment above includes these coding regions:
- the LOC8287174 gene encoding monothiol glutaredoxin-S11, with amino-acid sequence MEKVMGLASEKGVVIFSKSSCCMCYAVKILFQGIGVDPLVYELDQDPEGREMERALMRMGCTAPVPAVFIGGKLMGSTNEIMSLHLSGNLSQMLKPYQHQSLS
- the LOC8287173 gene encoding glutaredoxin-C11; translated protein: MDRVRDLASTRAAVIFTKSSCCMCHSIKTLFYELGASPAIHELDRDANGREMEWALRGLGCSPSVPAVFIGGKYVGSAKDVLSLHLDGSLKQMLIDARAIWF